The Edaphobacter flagellatus sequence AACGAGTTGGCTCCGCGTCCGCACAACAGCTATCACGCGAGCGAGCGCGCCTGCGTCACGAGTCAGTTCGAGCAACTGGTACGCGCGGTGTGCGATCTCCCACTGGGCGACGTCTCCGTCGTGCAGCCGTGCGCAATCGCCAACCTGCTGGGCGACGTGTGGCTGAACGAAGACGGCTCCGCGAGAACTCCGCGCTTCGACCGCGTGCTCGCTGTACCGGGAGTGCGGCTGCATCTCTACGAGAAGCACCGCCCACGCAAAGGCCGGAAGATGGGACATCTTTCAGCAGTTGGCGCTACGGCGGATGAGGCTGTGGCTGCGGTACTGCAGGCACAGGAGCTGCTGTAAATTCCATCCATCTAAGAAACGCGAGAATATAACTCCTCACCCATTACGCGCTATTTTCCACAAGCCGTGGTATCTTCAACTTGAGCTGCACCGAATATCGTGCAGTGCGTTTTGAGGCCTTCTTATGAGCAGCTCCGAGCTTGAGTACGTGCTTTCGCTGCGGGATGCCAATATCGGCACCAGCCAGAAGCGGCTGCGCGCCGAGATCATCGACTTCATTCAGCGGCATGAGGACGCGGTGCTCGACCAGCTCCGCGCGCACGAGTCGGCCGTGATTCCAACGTCGTTTGGCGAGATTACGCTGAACCTCGCCGACCTGCACGAAGCACTCGCTTAGGAGAAACCGTTGCTGGCGCTTCTCGTCAGCTTCCTCATCGCCGTCTACCTGCTTGGCCCCAACCTGATCGCACGCTGGGCCGCGGACCTTGTCGTCTTTCGCAAGACGCGCGTGGAGTCGCACGCCGAAGAGGTGGCCCGCTCCATCATCGCTGCGGCCGTCCCTCTGGCGATGGCAGTGGCATGGGCGCGATGGACAGGTGCATTGTGGGCACGCGGCACGCAGGCCGATGTGGAGACGGTCTTCTCCGCACTGCAGAGCGACAACTTCTTTCAAACGCACCATGCGCAGTTCTTCACGAGCCTCTACGCCTTCTTCTGGATGAACTACGCGATCCTGTGGAGGCTGTATTTTCTGGTGCTGCTGGCGTGCGGCGTCCGCATCCTGATTGTGCTGAACTACAACCGTATCTGGCGGCGGCTGCACACGCGCTGGATGCGCACGCTGCTGGCCACCATTGTGCCGCGCATCTCGGAATGGGACGTGTTGTTCAGCGACATGTTGCTGCCCGAAGGCCGCTTCCGCATTATGGCCGATGTGCTGACGAAAACAGGCGGCCTGTACCAGGGCGCGATTCAAGATCGCATGCTTGCGAACGACGGCTCACTGGTAAGCATTACACTAGCAAGTCCGCGGCGGTTCGAGCGCGACGAGTTTCGCAAGGCCAAGGCCGCAGACCTCGAAACGGTGCCGGATGAGTTCTGGTTCAACATCCCCGGCAATCTCTTTATCGTGATGGCCTCGGACATCGCGAACCTGAACCTGCGCTACATACGCCGCAAGCCGCTCTCCTTTCAGCCATCGGAAGAAGAGCGTGAGGTATTGACGCGGCTGCTGGACCGGCTGAAGGAAGAAAAGTAGGCGCAACTCTTCTGAAATTTCTGCATGTAGAATCGTCATGTGCAGGTCAGGCTCTCGCAAGGAGCCTGTTAAACGGGAAGCCGGTGTGATTCCGGCGCTGTCCCGCAGCGGTGATGGGAACGAAATGTTGCATGGCGAGAAGCCAACGCACTGTTCTTGTAAGCAGGAATGGGAAGCGGCAGCGAAGTAGGCAGCCCAGAGTCCGAAGACCGGCCTGCCGCCACCACCGCGGAGGCCTTTGTGCCGACCGCGGGTGCGCTTGAGGCCGCCGCTCTCGTGGATTGGAACGGTTTGCCAATGCATCGTCTTGCCTGCGCCACTGGCGTACGCGAAGCATGCCTGCGCACAGGTGGTTCTTTCGTATTTCAGGAGAGAACCAAATGGTCGCAGGAAAGACTTCGCCCACATTCACGAAAAAACTCAGCACCGCCAACCTCGGTTTTCCGAGGATGGGCCGCGAACGCGAATTGAAGGCGGCGCTCGAAGGATTCTGGGCAGGTAAACGAACCGAACAGGAGCTGTTGGAGACAGCCGCATCGCTGCGTAAACGTCATTGGGAGCTGCAGCGAGCAACAGGAATCGACACGATCCCTTCGAACGACTTTTCGCTCTACGACCAGGTGCTGGACGCGCTCGTGCTCGTGGGCGCAACGCCGGAGCGGTTCGGCAGCGGCAAGGTGACGCTCGAACGCTACTTCGCAATGGCGCGCAACAGCCGCGAGCAGACGGCCATGGAGATGACGAAGTGGTTCGACACCAACTACCACTACCTTGTGCCGGAGTGGTCGGCGGGTATCAGCTTCGAGATCGATACGACGAAGCTGCTCGGCGAGCTGCGGCAGGCACGTGCGCTGAACCTTGAGACGCGGCCCGTGCTGATTGGCCCGATGACACTGCTGCTGCTGGGCAAGGGCGTGGACGGCTTCGACTCGATGAGCCTGTTGCCAAAGCTGACCGCAGCGTACATCAAGGTGCTGCAGGTGCTCGCGGACGAAGACGTGGACTGGGTGCAGATCGATGAGCCGATGCTGGTGACCGACCTGAGCGACAAGGTGCGCGACGCATATCGCACGGTGTATGCCGAGTTGACTAAGTCTCCCGTGCGCCTGATGCTGACGACCTACTTCGATACCATCGGCGACAATCTGCAGACTACCGTGACACTTGGAACGGCTGGTCTACACATCGATGTGGTTCGCGCACCACAACAACTGGCCGCAACGCTCGCTGCTCTTGGGCCGGATCAGGTGCTGAGCGTCGGCTGTGTCGAAGGCCGCAACATCTGGCTGACCGACTTTGCTATTGCGTCGTCGCAGATTGCGCAGGCTGTGGAGCAGTTGGGTGCTGAACGTGTTGTAGTTGCCCCGTCGTGCTCGCTGTTGCATGTGCCGCATGATCTTCATAGTGAGACGGCTCTATCGCCGCGCCTGCGCAGCTGGCTGCGGTTCGCAGAGGAGAAGCTTCAGGAAGTTGCCGCGCTGGCGAGTCACGATCAGCCGGCCCGTTCTGCGAACGCTGCCGCCATCACCGACCGCGCTGCCGCCGATACGACGACGAATCCCAGAGTACGTGCAGCACTCGCTGCTCTTGAGGAGAAGCACTTCAGACGTGCCTCTGCCTATGCGCAGCGCGCCGTGGCACAACGCGAGAAGCTCGGGCTCCCTCTATTGCCAACGACGACGATCGGCTCGTTTCCGCAGACGGCTGAGGTACGCAAGCACCGCGCTGCGTTTCGTCGCGGGCGCGAAGGTACTGCAGAGTACGACGCGTTTCTGGAGAAGGCCATCGCCGAGTGCGTGCGCGAGCAGGAGCGCATCGGGCTGGATGTTCTGGTTCACGGCGAGTTCGAGCGCAACGACATGGTGGAGTATTTCGCCGAATTTCTCGACGGCTTCGCCTTTACCGAGAACGGCTGGGTGCAGAGCTACGGCTCGCGCTGCGTGAAGCCTCCGGTGATCTACGGCGATGTGCAGCGCCCAGAGCCGATGACGCTGCGGTGGACACACTATGCCAGCTCGCTGACATCGCGCCCGATGAAGGGGATGCTGACCGGCCCCATCACGGTGCTGCAGTGGTCGTTTGTGCGCAATGACATTCCGCGCTCGCAGACGGCATGGCAGATTGCGCTGGCACTGCGCGACGAGGTCTCGGATCTGGAGACCGCGGGCATCGGCATCATTCAGGTGGACGAGCCTGCACTGCGCGAAGGTTTGCCGCTGCGCCACGCCGACTGGCAGGCGTACCTGGATTGGGCCGTGAAGGCCTTCCGCATCACAACTAGCGGCGTCGCCGATGCGACGCAGATTCACACGCACATGTGCTACTGCGAGTTCGAAGACGTTCTGCCGTCAATCGCTGCGCTGGATGCGGATGTGATCTCGATGGAGTCGGCGCGCTCGCGCATGGAGCTGCTCGACGCCTTCCGCGCACACGGCTATCCCAACGAGATCGGACCGGGCGTGTACGATATTCACTCTCCGCGCGTGCCGTCGGCCGAGGAGATGCGTGAACTGCTTGCGCTGGCACTCCATGTGTTAAAGCCCGAGCAGGTCTGGGTCAACCCCGACTGTGGGCTGAAGACGCGTGGCTGGCATGAGACGGTTGCTGCCTTGGAGAACATGTGCAAGGCCGCGAGTGAGGTGCGGGCGCAATTGCAGTCATAGCACTGGATGCCTGAAGCAGAAGAGGCATGAGAGTTGCAGATCTCATGCCTCTTTTTACGTCATCCAGTTAAGCCCTGCCGGCGAAATCGCGCGTCTCCGTGGAGACCTTTACCTTCTCGCCTTCTTTAATAAACAGTGGCACACGAATCTCGAGGCCGGTCTGGAGCGTGGCAACTTTGGTAACGCTGCCGCTCTGCGAAGCGCCGCTTAGGCCGGGCTCCGTCTCGGTGACTTCGAGATCGACGAAGATAGGAAGCTGCAGGCCAATCGGGTTGCCGTTGTACTTCGTCAGCTGTACCTCAAGGTTTTCGAGGAGGAAGTCGGTCGCATCACCCACCATGGCGTCGGTGAGCGCAAACGTCTCGAACGTCTCCTGGTCTAGAAAGTGGAAGCCATCACCATCGCTATAGAGAAAGGTTGCGGGCACTAGCTCGACGTCGGGTTCCTTGAATTTATCGCCTGCCTTGAAGCTTTTTTCAAAAACGGCGTTGGTGATCAGGTTGCGCATCTTCAGGCGCACCAGCGTCTGTCCGCCGCGCGCCGTGGGCGTGCTGACGTCCGACTCCATGCAATAGTAGGGAGCATTCTCATGCTCGAAGAGCATCTTGCGCTTAACGTTAATTGCTTCGATCAGTGCGGCCATATCTGCCTTTAAGTATAAGTGTGCGCGTGTAAGCTGCGCGCCTATAAGCTAACTGTCATGAAGATCGAGATATCGCAACAGGTCCGCGCCGAGGCAGTTGCCTCCATCCAACGCTACTTCGAGGAGAACCTCCCCGAGCCGATTGGCAACCTGCCCGCGGGAATGCTCTTTGACTACTTCGTCGAAGAGATCGGCCCGCTAATCTACAACCGCGCCATCGCCGATGCGCAGGCGCGGCTGGCGATGCGCGTATCCGATCTGAACGGCGAGCTGTTCGCCGATGAGTTTCAGTACTGGCCGCAGGTCGATGCGAAGCGCAAAACCAGAAGGCGCTAGCAGATGGTCATCACCTGCTTTGACAGATTAAAACTTGAGTAATGTGAGCTTCTCCTGCAATCGTCCGATGCTTGTTTCCGTGTAATCTTGTTGCTGCTGTAAGGGCTACTCCCAACCGATGCAACGACGGGCTCTCGTTTAAAAAATCGAGTTTATGCAGTAATGCCGCTTGATTTGCGAAATCGAGTTTATGCAGTAATGCCGCTTGATTTGCGAAAAGGAGAAAACACACATGTTTGACATGAAGAATCTCGCTCAGCTGAAGAAGCTGGACGAGAATGCTGTTGACGGGATGAAGACCTTCTGGGCGTTCGACAAGGCCGCCTTTCAACCCGGCACGATCGATGCATTGCACAAGCAGCTGATGGCGCTGGCCGTCGCGCTGACGACACAGTGCCCGTATTGCCTGGAGATCCATCGCAAAGCCGCCGTCGATGCAGGCGCAACCGAGGCCATGATCGCGGAGACGGCTGTCGTCGCTGCAGCCATGCGCGCCGGTGCCGCCATCACCCACGCAACCCATCTATTCAAGTAGCTGAAATTGGCTCACCCTTAGCCGTCATACGGCTAAGGGTGGGTGCTCGGCAGCGCATCGAGCTGACTTTGTGCCAATGGTCTTCATACTGCCCCGCCTAATTTTCGGTTGACCCTTGCCTGGCTGCGCGACGGATTGCCGTGATGAGCAGATAGAGCCCCAGGGCTCCGAAGACGATTCGGCCTAACCATAACGGTGCCGCACCGCCGTCATTCCCCACATCGTCGGTGAAGCGAAAGAACGGATGCGGAGTGCATGCAAGAGCGAGTGCAATAGCACCGAAGAACAGGCGCGGAGCAGCTTCGAGTCGGCTCGCCAGTTTGGCGTGTCCGCTGGCCTGTGCGATGTGAGGGAGTGCCAGCGAGAGTCCTGCCAGAAACAAGATGGCGTAGTCCATCACCGTCATGGCAACAGCATAGCGCAGGAGCATGGACCTTACCGATGCATCCCACAGATAGGACGGTTAACATAGAAGCATGCGGGAGATCGTTGCAGACGAAAAGCAGAAGATCGATATGGAGACGTGGGAGCGTCGCGCAATCTTCCAACTCTTCAATAGCTTCGCGGAGCCCTACCATGGTGTGTGTCTTCGCGTGGATTGCACTGCAACTTTCCGCTACGCGAAAGAGCATCGTCTCTCCGTCTTTCTATCGCTGGTGCATCGTTCGCTTGTCGCGGCACATCAGGTAGAGAACTTCAGAACGCGCATCGTTGACGGCGAGGTGTGGCGTTATGAACAGATCCACGGCGGTAGCGCCATAGGACGATCGAACGGAACCATCGGATTCGGTCATTATCCGTTCTACGAGGACATCCAGAAGTTTGTCGCCAAGGCCTCAGTGGAGGTGGAGCGAGTGAAACAGCGCGACGATCTGGAGCGATGCCCGGACCCGAACGTGATCCGTTATTCGGTGCTGCCCTGGTTCGACTTCACCTCGATCTCGCACGCTCGCGATCTCTCAGGAAACGATTCGGCTCCGCGCATCACCTTTGGCAAGATCACCGAGAAGGACGGCCGCAGCACCATGCCGGTGTCGATCCACGTGAACCATGCGCTGGCTGATGGCTTGCACGTCGCGCAGTTTGTCGATCACTTCGAGAAGCTGCTGGATGCACCCGAGATGATTCCCGTCCAGGCACGCTGACTAGGCTCGTGATCCGATCAACAGGCTCAGCGCCTGACGGCACAAATTACGTGTGAACTCCCAATCCCTGTGCTGTGGTGGTAGCTGCGACATCGCAAAGACGGTGGAGCTGATCGCCGTCAGCGTTACCCACGTCAGCGCAGGATCGAGCCCAGAGAAGATCTTCGCGCCTTTCGCTTGAATCCTTCGCCGCGCATTTTGAGCCTCTGTAACGATCCTTAGCCTTTCGAGGTTCTGATAAACGACTCCGCGTACACGAGCATCTTTCCTGTGTATCTGCATCAGCGCCTCCACTGTTTCGTCGAGAAGCTCATTGAAGTTGCGATCTGCGTATTTCTCAAAGATGCCTTCGAAGAGCTCGGCATCTTTCTGCATGTACATCAGCGAGAGGTCTGCCAGGATCGAATCTTTGTTTGGGTAGTACTTGTAGAGTGTGCCGATGCTGATGCCGGTCTTTTTCGCAATGTGGTTGGTTGTGACTTCTTCGAGCGGACTTTGATTCAAAAGGTGAGCAGTGGCTTCGAGTATCTCCTCGCGCGTTCTTTTGGAGCGCAGTTGTTTCGGTGTTTTTCTGGGCTTTAGGCGATCTCGCAACAGAGTTTCCTCTTCAAATGAAAGCGAGCAAAAAAAGGCGAGTGATTGCTCGCTATTCTTTCTAGAATAAAGCCATGAGTGAAGGGTCGGAGAACAAGGTTGACGTTTTAATTCAAGGCGCTGGGATTGGCGGCCTCACGCTGGCCATTGCACTAATTCAGCGCGGATACTCCATACAGGTTGTCGAGCGGACGAACGGCTTGTCGGAGATCGGTGCGGGAATCTGGATGGCGGCAAACCCAATGCAGGTCTTCGACCGGCTCGGCTTCGCAGATAAGGTGACCGATGCTGGATGGATGATGCATCGTCTGACCCTCGAAGATTACCGCGGAGAGGTCATCCAGGTGAGCGATATCTCGGCTATCGCCAAACTCTTCGGGTTCGAGACGATCGCTCTGCATCGCTCTGTGCTCCAGAAAGTACTCTTTCAGCAGCTTCCTGCCGAAACCGTCCGCTTCAATACAGAAGTGAAGACGTTGAGCCAGCGCAGCGACTCCGTCTCGGTTCAGCTTACGGACGGCACGAGCATCACCGCAAAGATTGTCGTCGGGGCCGATGGAATCAACTCGCAGATCCGGGCGCTCGCTGGACTCGGCGGCGAAAAGCGTTACTCCGGCTCGTCGTCGTATCGCGCCATCGCCAAAGGAGCCCAGCTTCTGCCAGCGGAACTGGATCACGACGCGTACGAGATCTGGGGAAAGGGCTGCCGCGTCGGTTTTTCGAAGATCAACGCCAACGACTATTACTGGTACATGACCTTCGACAATCCTGCCGGCCAAAGCTTCCCCCTGGAGCAGAAGAGATCGCACGCCGCCTCTCTCTTCCGCGATTATTTTCCGCGCTGGACCGGCCTGCTTACGAGCACACACACGGAAGACATTCTGCAAACCGACATCTCTGACCTGAAACGCCTCAATCGGTGGTCATCGGGCCGTGTCGGCCTGATTGGAGATGCTGCTCATGCAACGACGCCCAATCTGGGACAGGGTGGTGCGATGGCGATCGAGGATGCACTGTCGCTCACCAACGCCTTCCGCAAGGTTGGATTCACCGCCGAAGCATTCGAGCTTTATGCGAAGCAGCGCCGCGAGAAGGTGGATTGGACCGTCTCCACATCGTGGAGTATCGGCAAGATGTGTCACATCCGAAATCCGCTCGGCCGCAGCGTGCGCAATGCCGTCCTGAAACTGATGCTCAGCCGCAGCAGCGAGAAACAGATTCAAAAGCTGTATTCGATCCAGTGACACCAGTACATTGCCACTAGCTACCCGCCTGGCGCTCGCCTTTAGCTGCGCTTGGAGCGAAGAGAGCGGTGTGCGTGGCCGCCGCGGCGGGAATGTTTCGCCGCACGTGCATGCGGGGAGTAGGTCCACTGCCGCACCGGGCCGACATCCACATGGATGAACTGGCTCTTGGGGTAGTAACCCACGCCGCCTGCGTCGAGCGATAGGGCGGCATCGCGCAGCAGCGGGGCCGAAACGCCCGGAACGCGGATGTCGAGAGCCTTGGCCTCAATGTGCTGCGAGTGTAGCGCCGCGTTGGTCGTCCCGCTCTCGCGCAGCATGTCATTCGTCTCCTGCGTGCGGTAGGCGGAAAGGATATTGACCGAAGCATTTGTCTTACCCAGCTTCGCCAGCATGGTGTGAAGCACGTCGAAGGTACGCGGGTCATACTCGCTTACCTCTTCGTTATGGTTATCGCGGAGAAACTGATTCAGCTTATCGAGCGCATCCGGGATGTACGTGTCACCGATGCGGTAGACAACGCTGAGCGCCTCGCCCGTGTAAGCGCGCACCAGCTTCAGCTCATACTTCTCGCCGTCGGCCGGGAGCTCATCCTCGTCATCGGGCAGAAGACCGACGCCAGGCATCGCGACATTCACGAAGGCATGAGCGAGCGTGTGTAACCGGGGATGCTTGCGAGACTGCTGCCGGCGCGCAGCGCCGGCAGACGGAGCGGATGCGCCAAGCAGACATACCGCAGTCAACGCAGCGAGATTGCATGGCCGGAACAGGGACCGAAGAGATGCAGGCAGTGACAGGAACAAGTCGACAGCACTCCAGATGTCAGGGTATCGGCTGCGAAGTCTGCGGGCCCGAATGCGGGTTACCGATCGTCATTCGCATCTCACGATTGTAACCGCAGAATGGGCTTCTGTGGTCGGCCTCCAGGCCCTGCCTGCACCTTAAGTTGTACGCAGCACGGGGCCAACGCAGTGCAGAGGACTCCCCAGGTCATCTTCACCACCACGAGATGCCGCATCGGATGCGGTTCTACCTATGACACAGCGTGTTTTACCGCCATCGACGAGACACGCCTTGGCAGCGGATCACGCCACCGGTTCGTTTTCGATAGCCTTAAACTCAAAACGGCGGCTCCGTGAGGAACCGCCGCCTGATGTTTGCAACGAAAGCGCGCAAAGCGCATTTTCGTGCGCGCCGCACTTAGCCGATATCTTCGCTCCAGTTTTCGAGGTAGTTCTTGAAGTCGGTCATAAACTTACCCGCGTCGGCTCCGTCGACGATCCGATGATCGAAGCCCAGCGTGAAGCGCTGGATCGAGCGGATTGCGATCGAGTCGTTGCCGTCCTTGTCCGTCATCACCAACGGCTCTTTGTTCAAGCCGCCGATGCCGAGGATGGCGACCTGCGGCTGGTTGATGATCGGCGTACCGAACTGCTCACCGAAGATGCCCGAGTTGGTCA is a genomic window containing:
- the metE gene encoding 5-methyltetrahydropteroyltriglutamate--homocysteine S-methyltransferase; this translates as MVAGKTSPTFTKKLSTANLGFPRMGRERELKAALEGFWAGKRTEQELLETAASLRKRHWELQRATGIDTIPSNDFSLYDQVLDALVLVGATPERFGSGKVTLERYFAMARNSREQTAMEMTKWFDTNYHYLVPEWSAGISFEIDTTKLLGELRQARALNLETRPVLIGPMTLLLLGKGVDGFDSMSLLPKLTAAYIKVLQVLADEDVDWVQIDEPMLVTDLSDKVRDAYRTVYAELTKSPVRLMLTTYFDTIGDNLQTTVTLGTAGLHIDVVRAPQQLAATLAALGPDQVLSVGCVEGRNIWLTDFAIASSQIAQAVEQLGAERVVVAPSCSLLHVPHDLHSETALSPRLRSWLRFAEEKLQEVAALASHDQPARSANAAAITDRAAADTTTNPRVRAALAALEEKHFRRASAYAQRAVAQREKLGLPLLPTTTIGSFPQTAEVRKHRAAFRRGREGTAEYDAFLEKAIAECVREQERIGLDVLVHGEFERNDMVEYFAEFLDGFAFTENGWVQSYGSRCVKPPVIYGDVQRPEPMTLRWTHYASSLTSRPMKGMLTGPITVLQWSFVRNDIPRSQTAWQIALALRDEVSDLETAGIGIIQVDEPALREGLPLRHADWQAYLDWAVKAFRITTSGVADATQIHTHMCYCEFEDVLPSIAALDADVISMESARSRMELLDAFRAHGYPNEIGPGVYDIHSPRVPSAEEMRELLALALHVLKPEQVWVNPDCGLKTRGWHETVAALENMCKAASEVRAQLQS
- the efp gene encoding elongation factor P — encoded protein: MAALIEAINVKRKMLFEHENAPYYCMESDVSTPTARGGQTLVRLKMRNLITNAVFEKSFKAGDKFKEPDVELVPATFLYSDGDGFHFLDQETFETFALTDAMVGDATDFLLENLEVQLTKYNGNPIGLQLPIFVDLEVTETEPGLSGASQSGSVTKVATLQTGLEIRVPLFIKEGEKVKVSTETRDFAGRA
- a CDS encoding DUF2164 domain-containing protein, which gives rise to MKIEISQQVRAEAVASIQRYFEENLPEPIGNLPAGMLFDYFVEEIGPLIYNRAIADAQARLAMRVSDLNGELFADEFQYWPQVDAKRKTRRR
- a CDS encoding carboxymuconolactone decarboxylase family protein, producing MFDMKNLAQLKKLDENAVDGMKTFWAFDKAAFQPGTIDALHKQLMALAVALTTQCPYCLEIHRKAAVDAGATEAMIAETAVVAAAMRAGAAITHATHLFK
- a CDS encoding CatA-like O-acetyltransferase; its protein translation is MREIVADEKQKIDMETWERRAIFQLFNSFAEPYHGVCLRVDCTATFRYAKEHRLSVFLSLVHRSLVAAHQVENFRTRIVDGEVWRYEQIHGGSAIGRSNGTIGFGHYPFYEDIQKFVAKASVEVERVKQRDDLERCPDPNVIRYSVLPWFDFTSISHARDLSGNDSAPRITFGKITEKDGRSTMPVSIHVNHALADGLHVAQFVDHFEKLLDAPEMIPVQAR
- a CDS encoding TetR/AcrR family transcriptional regulator yields the protein MRDRLKPRKTPKQLRSKRTREEILEATAHLLNQSPLEEVTTNHIAKKTGISIGTLYKYYPNKDSILADLSLMYMQKDAELFEGIFEKYADRNFNELLDETVEALMQIHRKDARVRGVVYQNLERLRIVTEAQNARRRIQAKGAKIFSGLDPALTWVTLTAISSTVFAMSQLPPQHRDWEFTRNLCRQALSLLIGSRA
- a CDS encoding FAD-dependent monooxygenase — translated: MSEGSENKVDVLIQGAGIGGLTLAIALIQRGYSIQVVERTNGLSEIGAGIWMAANPMQVFDRLGFADKVTDAGWMMHRLTLEDYRGEVIQVSDISAIAKLFGFETIALHRSVLQKVLFQQLPAETVRFNTEVKTLSQRSDSVSVQLTDGTSITAKIVVGADGINSQIRALAGLGGEKRYSGSSSYRAIAKGAQLLPAELDHDAYEIWGKGCRVGFSKINANDYYWYMTFDNPAGQSFPLEQKRSHAASLFRDYFPRWTGLLTSTHTEDILQTDISDLKRLNRWSSGRVGLIGDAAHATTPNLGQGGAMAIEDALSLTNAFRKVGFTAEAFELYAKQRREKVDWTVSTSWSIGKMCHIRNPLGRSVRNAVLKLMLSRSSEKQIQKLYSIQ
- a CDS encoding YcbK family protein — translated: MFLSLPASLRSLFRPCNLAALTAVCLLGASAPSAGAARRQQSRKHPRLHTLAHAFVNVAMPGVGLLPDDEDELPADGEKYELKLVRAYTGEALSVVYRIGDTYIPDALDKLNQFLRDNHNEEVSEYDPRTFDVLHTMLAKLGKTNASVNILSAYRTQETNDMLRESGTTNAALHSQHIEAKALDIRVPGVSAPLLRDAALSLDAGGVGYYPKSQFIHVDVGPVRQWTYSPHARAAKHSRRGGHAHRSLRSKRS